The Lacticaseibacillus rhamnosus DNA window GATATTAGTGCCAAAGCGGCGCAATCGTAGGCCGGATGGGGCTCAGCCGTGAAAACAACACAGCGACCGGGTTTTGTCGCGGGTTGTTAGGCGACTTGGAGGCTGCCGGACTTGCAGGCTCCAAGCGCCGTCACAGCGTTCCAGCCCCATCTGGCCGGAGATTGCGTAGTTAGGCACGGCCCGGAACTGTTTTAATAACCCATTCTATTAAAGTATTCGGAATTTAATGAGTCTCATGTCCTCGAGTAGAATTATGGCTCAACCACGATAGGCAGTGTCAAGGAAGTGACTAAAAGTTTGGCGTTGTGGGTACGCATGACATCAGGGCTTTTAAATACATAGTTGACCAACTAGTGGAGTATACAAATGATCAACAAAGTTATAGACGCATCTGTTGCTGAAGCACGGCACGCAAGTATACTGACAGTGTAATTGATGTTGTTTATGTTAGCGCATGCATCCTATAAGGGGAGGGATGGTTTAAACTGAGAACAGATTTTGTTAGAAAGTCTTTTGACTATTACATGCCTCATCCAGCGAAAATTGACCTGCCACTACGACCACAAGATATTGTTCCATGGAAGCTTGATTTTCCCAAAGAAGAGTGGGAATACTTTGATAGATTGCACAAAGAAGCAAACGATAAATTAACCGAATGGCCAGCGCCTACAGCAAATTAACAAAGTGTCAAGCCGCCAGTGAGCGGCTATTTTTATGCCGTTATGAATCATGAAATGACGTACTTGCATGAAAGAGAACATATTCGACAGTACAAAAATTACGGGGTAAAACTTGGTCGGGGTCATATGACGCGCTTTGAAGAAGAGCCGAACAGGCAGGCCTAACCTGGATGAAGAAACGCAGAAAAGGAGTTGGAAACGGTTGACGGAATTCAAGGACTATATCATTGGAATATTGAAGAATCAGCGAGAAGAGCCAAATGGCAAGTTTGGACATCAATTCATGCGGATCACCCCTTACACAGTGATTTTGTTTGCCTGGGACAATACAGCTAAGCAGAAAACTCAAATTGAAATACATTCGAAAGAAAAAAAGCCTAATGAAGTAGCTTGGGAAAACCTTTATCCTGAGTATGAGTGGGTTAACGTTTAACAATAAAGACGAACAAGTAATAGGTTAGCCGCCAGTGAACGGCTAATTTTATGGCATTATGAATTGTGAAATGGCGCATTTTATTACAGATAGATTGTTACTATCGCGATATAGTCAGACAAAGATACTGCAACTAATGACAATGTGGTCAAAAAGTTAAACTGAGTCACAAATTAACGAACCAGCACACGCTTGATGATGGAGTGGTTGAGGCGTTCAAGCGAGCCAACATAGAATACACACAAATGTACGTTGAAAAGTACGTTATAGTAGGTGTGCTATGAAGATGTCTGGAGAAGCTTAAGCAGATGCCAAGATGAACGCCGATCCTGATAATATCATTATGAGATTCGTCAAAAAAATCACGCGAAGGGAGCTGAGCAGTCTTGGTCATTCCTCCAATTAGTATCATTAAATATGTTAAGTTCGAAAGCGGTTTGCCCGTGCTCACAATTAAGCATCCGACAGCTCGGCAGCAAGCAGACTTTGATCAATATAAGCGAGCCGAGGTAGCTGAAGAAGCTTACAAAGAATTACAGCTCTCGAAGGTAAAGAGTCGCACTGAAAGATAAGTGTCCAACTGCCTTTGAGGGGCTATTTTTGTGTTCTTTTTTTCTGATTGTAGGACTAAAAAACAACTGAGGCTTCTCTCCAATGACGTTAAATGAGAGTAAAACTATTCAGCTGGATAATGAGCCAAAGAAAAATCCAACCACAAACTAAAGATGATCCAGAGTATTTAAAATTTCGCATGCCTATCCAAGATTGCCTACATTCTCACTTGACAACCGTTTTAACATAGAAGGTGTAGGCGTTCCTTTAACATTTTAAAGGAGCCTTTTGATATAAAAATGGAGGCGACGGCATCATGCAATATCGAATTCAACTCGATACCAAAAACCAGTTGTTTGTGGCGATTGATGCGCATGACCAGAATCATTTTGGAACTGGCCGGACAATTGAACAAGCCATTCATCAATTAAAAGCGACAAATAAAGCCGCGTAATAAAACCCCATCTGCTACTGGCGTAAATTTTATTGCTAGTTGCAGATGGGGTATTTTTAATTGGAAGAGAAAAAGATGGATTACTGGTAACGTATCAGGTCGCGGCGGGTTTTGATCCAGATAGCAGTGAGAATGGCAACAAGTGCTAAGACGCCGATTGCAGCGATGATGAAGAGGCTGCGGTAGTTGAGCCAATCGATAACAAGGCCGCCAAATAACGGACCCAGTGCACGTCCCACTGATCCCCACGAATTAACGAAGCCTTGATATCGCCCCTTAATCGCCCGTGGCGTTAAGTCATTGACTAGAGCGGGAATAGCAGGGGATGCGGTGGCTTCACCCGTGGTTAAGGCAATCATGGCGATGACGAAGAAGGGGTAAGTTCGGGCGGTGATGAGGATTAGAAAAGAAATTGCCACCATCACGAGGCCAAACAGGATTTGATAGATAATGCGGATGCCGTTGACGTGTTCGTTAAACCAGTTTAGAAATAGCTGAATAACCACAATTAAAGCTGCGTTGAGCGTCCACAGAAAGCTATAGTTGCGTAGTGGAATGCCTAGTCCTGTCATATAAACTGACAAGTTAGATGACCATTGCTGGTACATGAGCCAAAAGACCAGTAAGGCAAAAAAGAAAGTTGTTAACATTAGGTGATTTGCTGCCGGTAATGTGGCTTTTGGGGATGCTGCCATCGCTTCTTTTGAAGGTGTACGTGTGATTTTGGATGCTGGCTGAAATTTTGTAAGCACGACAATAAAAAATAGCACATACAAGATGACCGCAATTAAAAATAGCAGGGTGATGCTGATGTCATAGATAAAACCAACTAAAGAGGTGCCGACAACAACGCCGACGTTTTGCGCGAAATAGAGCATGGTAAAGACGTATCGACCATCTTTTGAACGTAGACTGGTGCCGAGAGAATTAACCATGGTAATGTTCCAACCGGAGCCGATACCAAGTAGTGCCAGCCAAAAACAGTAAGCCGGCCATCCATGCCAAATTGTCAGGCCAATTAAAACGATGCCGGTGAGGCCGACGCCAAATAACGTTAGCCGAAAAGGATCGCTTTGGTCATACAGCCGGCCGCCAACAATACTGCCGATAACGCTGCCAAGTGAGTTGAGTAATAAAACGACACCGATAACCGTTAGCGAGATATGAAGCCGATTATGTAAATAAATACTGGTTAGTGGCCAGATAAAACTCATGCCGATACTACTCAGTAAAGCACCAGTTAGAAGCCAGCGCAGTCTGATTTCGCGTTGCATGACAACACCATCCTTTGTATGTCAACATATTTGGGGGATCGGGTTTTGAAGCACCGAACCAAGACTTGAATCGTGATCATGGTGTTCTAGCTGTGTCAAACTAGTTGAGTCAGCGCTGGGTATGAATCAACCCATCTGCTTGTCACTAATAAATGTTCCGTCCCAATATAATAAGGCCATCGTACGTCAAGCATGAGTAGTAGGTCAAACCCATTTTTATAGCCGTGACCGATGACTTTTTCGGGTGGGCACGGATCGGAGCAATCAAAACCTGCCTGCATTAAAGCAAGCATGCTGAATTTGTTCACGTTAAAAAGCTTGTGACGTTGCTGGCACCCACATGTGCAGATCAGTGATGCAGTGAAGGACAATGTCAAGTAACAGTAAAATCCCAGCAAAAAAGCGGCCATCATTTTGACCGCTTGCTTGCTATTAAAGGTTCTTATCCATGTTGAAGGTTAGTTTTGAAAGTTTCAAGCTTTCCATGACGTATTCGTTGATCAAGGCTTTCGTTGCCGCCTTGGTATGCGCGACAATCTTGTAATTGGCGTCTGTCAGATATTGCGTTAATTCTTTAGCGCCAAGTTCTTTGGCTCCTTTGTCAAAGCCTTGGATCATTTCGCGATAGTCGCGGTTCAAGGCGGTTAGATAGTCACGATCCGCTTGAATGAACTGGGTGTAATGTGCCTCTACCAATACATCAAGCAATCGATGCAGCCAGTAAGCCGAATCAGCATCGATATCAAAGGTTTTCGGTGTTTTGGAATAGCTCGGGTCGGTGTCATTCGCGTTGCAATAAAACGGGACATACGGGCTAAATGAAGGCATGCCGATTGCCAGCCACATAATGGCTTCCAAACCTTCCTGAACATCACTGCGCAACTGCAGGATGTGGGAATTCTGGGTTCGGTTTAAACCAATCGGCCGATAACGGAAGCGGTCGGCATCATCACCGTGGCCATAAGGATCAAAAGGTGTTTCGTTATAGTGGCTGCCAAGAATCTGGGCAATATCTTCGCGGGTGATGAGATGATCGGTCCGCATGATAAAAGGCAATTCCGCAGATTCCGGATCGGCTTCAATTTCGGGATTGAGCAGTTTATGACCGTACCAAACGCGTGGAGTGTTGTAATGACGGTCTTTTTCATTCATCGTGCCGAAAATGTGGCGGAAATTCCAGCCTTCTTTATCGGTGTTGAGGTGATGGGTTTCGACAAACTCCTGAATGCCTTCACTCCAAGCAAAATTGTCGGTGTCGTCAAAATCGACTTGTTGAATCGCAACCTGATTGGCCGCAATCGCATACGCATCATCAGGGATACGTTGGGCAACCCAGTGATGGCCGGTGACGATTTCCATGTACCAAACGCTATCTTTGTCGGAAAAGAGCACCGAGTTACCAGCTGGCGAACCATATTGTTTGATGAGCTGGCCAAGGTATTCAACGCCATGACGAGCCGATTCAATGAAAGGCAGTACCATATTAACAATCAAGTCTTCATCCAGACCTTCTTTGACAAGCGGATCAAAACCCAATGCCCGTTCATTGCCATAAGTGCTTTCCGTTGCCGACATTGCAACGTTACGTTCATTAATGCCGCTTTCTTCGTAGTCGCCAAGTTTATCGTTTTCAACGTTTGGAACCGCGTTGTAGCGATAACCATTTTCAGGCAAATCCGCCTCGAAGCCATTCAGCGGTGACTTGACGTGCAAGGATTTCTCGCCTTTCCATCCGGCGTGCATATAGAACCGTTGCGGCGTCAGGGGGCTAAACGTGTCATCGTTACGAGCGATCATCGTTGAACCGTCAATACTGGCCTTTTTACCAACCAGAATCGAAGTACATGCAGATTCAATTTTCATTCTTGCGCCTCACTTCTTAAGTATTGGTAATAGTTTACGCCAGAATTAACTTTTTTGCACCTTCATCAAAAAAGTCGTTGACAAGTGCGCGATTTTTTTTTAAGATATTACTCGTTGTTAAGTTACTGGGTAGTAGCGAAGTGGTAACGCAGTGGACTCTGAATCCATAATCATAGGTTCGATCCCTATCTACCCAATTCTGGACATTACAATAGATTACTAATGAGAGTAGAAGCCTTGGTATAAAGGGTTTCTGCTTTTTGTTTTCCATAAATATCCGTTAACTTCGGGCAATTGAGACATGATTGAGACAAATTCAAAGCTGATCGAGCGCTTTTAGTGTTTTTCTAACTTGAATTTCTTCTGCTTTTTTGAACATATGCTCGTAAAACAGTGACCGCGATTCACAAGCGCTTATGAAGCCTTGTGGGTCGCGGTTTTTAGTTGTCCTCAAAATTACGGGTATTTCTAAAAGAGAATCAAAATATTACCGTTCATATCACCACAAGAATATTGTGAAGGCTATCAAAGTTGGGTTTCTGTCTATGGTAAACTTAAGCATGCCCTATGCAAACGATAGACCTTGTGGGGGTAAAACTGTAGTTATAAACTTACAACTCGTTAAAGATCTGAAAAATACAATGAGACTTGCAATGAAAATAATTCTTTCTGGTTTTGAAATGAACAATCGTCTTGGTGATGGGTCGTTAACGAGGAGGCGATTGTTTTGACCTAGTCTTCGGATTGTTAAAGATCAGTCGTGCTAGTTTAGCAAATCTTTCTGACTGAGTTTAATCCTGATTGTGATATTGATAGATGAGAAATTTTCAGGTGCTCGTTCCTTTCTGAGTCGACCGCAGAAGCTTTAAGTCGCTATGTGGCGACCATAAAGAAGATGTTCATTCCAATCAGAGAACAAGAAAATTGCAACTGCTGATATTTAGATCGGGGGTATTGAAGTATGGCTGAAAATAAGGAAAAAGAATATATGGTTTCTGATGAGAGTATGGCTCGTCCACTTACGGATGAGCAGAAAGCCCACATGAGGGAAATTGAAAGTCAGCCTGGTTTCAAGAAAAAGCGTGATGATTTATTGAAACGGGTTCAGAAAAAATTTGGCACTAATAAATTAAATTAAACCACCTCGAGTCACGACACAAATAAGCAACAGGTGTTGTTTCTCCCAAATAGTTTATTGGTAAACTTACCATCAATATTGTGAATTATTTTGGTTACGGAATGGATGTCAAGATATCGCCAACGTGTAGCTTGCCAGTCATGAGAAATGACAATGGCGTATTTGGCGGTACCATAGGAGTCCTATAACCTTTGTTTTTGTCTGGTTATTGACTAAAAAATAATCGTCAATTCGAACCGTTTTATCTGGCTTAAATTCAACGACAGAGTTTCCATGCACATAAAAGGCATTCTTTACTTGTGGCATGGCGCGCCCTCCTTTGCGTGTGTGCCTTTGTTGCACGAATATCTTAATTTGATTCTAGCGACAATTAAACACAAATACGGTAGCTTTGGTTGTTAAAAGCGTCAGGCAAAGCGGGCACCTATATTAGATGCTAGTTTACAGATCTGTCTCAATTTTGGGCGTCACGAAAAACCTCACAAACGCTGCACCCAAGCTAAAAACCCAGCATAAGCAAAGCACCCGCACGCATAGATCAAGAAAGCAACGATAATAAATGCCAACCACGGCCAGGTCAAAAAGGCGCGGGCGATGAATAAGAAGAAAGCCATCAATACCGCACGTAATCCGCGGGTTAAGACGACTTTGACAGTGCTATTCAAAAGAAACCTCAATGAGTAACTGCTTGGCCTTGGTCAAATGGCTGGTCGTGAGCCACATCTGATCAGACGAAGGGGCTTCAACATCTTCACCTAAATCAGGCAACAAGCTCAGCAACCAAGCGCTAATGTCAGGATTGTCAAAAGAAAAGTGTTCTGGTAATCGAATAACCCGCAATCGATTCGGTGGGAAGAAAACTTGCTGTTGCGGGAAGATGACTTGGTCGTCAAGCAAAATACTAGCAACATTTTGATACGGTACCTGACGAACCTGATAACTTTGCGGATGGTCATGCGCATATGCCAGAATCATAATGGCTGCGTCAATCACAAAAAGACCTCCATTCAAATCAAAATTATTTACGAAATTCATGATAACATAATAGAGAGCGTGAGCGGGCCCGGTTAGAAGTCGGAGTGTAAGTGGCCTCAGCCGTGATGGCCGGTCTTTGGCCATTGCGGCTGAGGTCCTTACACGCAGACTTCTGGGCCAGCGAACGCGTTTAGAAGAGAGCGTGAGCGGGGCCGGTTAGAAGTCGGAGTGTAAGCGGCCTTGGGCGTGATGGCCGGTCTTTGACCATTGCGACAAAGGTCCTTACACGTAGATTCCTGCGCCGAGGAACGCGTTTAGGAAAAGAGCGGTAACCGCCGCGTCCAAGGCTCTTACACGCGTCCCAGTGACCAAGTTATAAGTTTACGCTAAGTTGATAAGTCCACCAGCACAGATATATAGGAGCGGTTAAAAGCATGACAAAACGATTGTATTTAGTCAGACATGGTGAGACGCCGATGAATGTTGCTCGTCAGCTGCAGGGGATTACCGACGCAAACTTGACGGCAAAAGGGCGTGATGCTGCAGATCGGTTGGGTGAATTGTTGCGGCCGATACCATTTGTCAAGGCTTTTTCAAGCGATCGCGAACGGGCGATTGAAACGGCTAGGCGAATTATTGCGGGTCATCAACCGCAACCGGCGTTAATCAAGTTATCGGCTTTACGTGAATATTATTTTGGCGGACTGGAAGGTGATCCAGGCAATGCTGTGATGACACGGACAATTCGCCGCTATGGCTTGACGGCATCATGGCGCGCGTGGGTGGGTTCACAGCGTTTTGCTGGGTTGATCCGATCCATTCGCAATGCCGATCCGACCCATCAGGCTGAAGACTTGCCGGATCTGCTAGTGCGAGTTCGCCAAGCGTTTGCGCAGATTGACACTCAGAGTCCTGATAACAGTGACATTTTGGTGGTGTCGCATGGCTTATTATTGAGTGCCTTAATCTATCAGTTGGCACCGGAACAGTTACCGCTGGGGTTGTTAAAAAATACCAGCGTGACGCGAGTAGATGTGACTGACAAGGGGATGCGCCTGCGTGGGGTCAACTTGATTCGTGAATCAGATATTCTGGCGTTGCGCCATGATGAGCCTCAAAAAGACGATCATCAAAACGATCCTCAAAGTATTGACCAAGGTAAAGAGTCATCAATGTTAGACAAGTTTCGTTAGTTAGAGAAGCTATTGAAACCAACCTCAAAAACAGTTGCAAGCGGTAAATTCAGACCATTGACTGAATTTACCGTTTTTGAGTTAGTGTAGAATTTCTATCGGTAAGGCGATAGATCCAAATAATAGAGCCATAAGGAGGAGTTTAAAAAGAGACCCGCTTCGCTAATTAAGTTACCAACAAGAGTAGAGGAACAAGTGACCTTCATGGAACAAGTACTATCAGGAATCATGCCAAAGTTAACGGGAAAAGCATCTCTATAGGTCCAAGAAAAAGTTGATACTTCCATTTTTCGATTGCATTTTGTGGCATGGGCGTCTATAATGACACCTTGTCATATGACGGGATGTCATAATGAAACACTTTCCAAATTGACGAATAGATGAAGACTAGGAAGGAGGTCGCCATGCCGAAAGCAACTTTTTTTCGATTGCCAAAAGCTAAGCAACAGCGATTAATGGATGCGGCTTATCAAGAGTTTGCGCGGGCACCATTTAATGAAGCCAGCATTAGTAATATTATTAAGCAGGCCGGTATTCCGCGTGGCAGCTATTATCAGTATTTCGATGATAAGGCGGATCTTTATTTTTATTTGCTGGAAAATGTCCGACAGCGGACGGTGGCATTATTACAACAAGTGATGACCAAACATCATGGCGATTTGTTTGCGGCGATGTCAGAATTTTTTGACAAAGTGATCACAGCGCTCACTCATGGCCCACATGCTGCATTGTATCGGAATGTTTTTTTGCACATGGATATTCGGAGTGCCACCAAAATGGCAAAGTCGGATGTGCCATTTTCCAAGCCACCGCACGGGCATGGTGAAATTCATGCGTTTTTGTTAACCAGCATTGATCGCAGTCGCCTCCGGATTCAAACGGATGATGAGATTAGTTTGCTGATTCGCCAGATTGTCGGCATGTTCATGCAGACAATCGGTTATTACTATTCGCACCAGGCTGAAGGTAAGCCGATTACGGTCGCCGAATTAAAACGGCGTAGTCATCAGCTCCTTGACTGGTTGCAATTTGGTGTTGCCAGTGATCGTCAGCAGCGTTAGCAACGCATCACACTGGACTATACGCGGGGTCCAAAGCAACTGTTAGGAGGAAATTATGCTTAAGCTTGCAAAAAAGCGAATGTCAGGACTGGCCGTCATTGGTGCCATATTATTTATGATTGTTCAGGTCATGAGTAATCTGTACTTGCCGAACTTAACGGCCGATATTGTTAATAACGGGGTTGCCAAGGGTGATATTGACTATATTTGGGCAACCGGGATGAAAATGATTCTTTTTGCCTTGCTCAGTATTCTGGCGAGCGTAGGGAACGTCTTTCTTGCGTCGCGCACATCACAAAAGCTAGGGCAAAAATTACGGTCAGATGTTTATCGTAAAGTCATCAACTATTCGCATGACGAAATGGATAAAGTCGGGACCAGTTCGCTGATCACCCGAACAACCAACGATGTCACGCAGATTCAAAATGTTTGGATGATGATTTTGCGCATGATGATCATGGCACCGATTATGTTGATCGGCGCAAGTTTTCTGGCGTATCAAAAGAGTCATACATTGACGATGGTGTTTTTGATTAGCTTGCCATTATTGGCCCTTTTTCTAGTCATCATTATGTATTTTGCTGTTCCGCTGTTTAAGGCGATGCAAAAAAAGACTGATAATATTAATCTGGTTTTCCGTGAAGGCTTAACCGGTGTGCGGGTCATTCGGGCGTTTCGGCAAGATGATTTTGAACAGAATCGCTTCGAAGGGGTCAATCAGGATTACACCCAAAATGCGGTCAAGGTATTCTCAATTATTGCCGCTGTTTTCCCGGTCATGACCTTGATTATGAGTGGTACCAATATCGGTATCACTTGGTGGGGCGGCCATT harbors:
- a CDS encoding MDR family MFS transporter; its protein translation is MQREIRLRWLLTGALLSSIGMSFIWPLTSIYLHNRLHISLTVIGVVLLLNSLGSVIGSIVGGRLYDQSDPFRLTLFGVGLTGIVLIGLTIWHGWPAYCFWLALLGIGSGWNITMVNSLGTSLRSKDGRYVFTMLYFAQNVGVVVGTSLVGFIYDISITLLFLIAVILYVLFFIVVLTKFQPASKITRTPSKEAMAASPKATLPAANHLMLTTFFFALLVFWLMYQQWSSNLSVYMTGLGIPLRNYSFLWTLNAALIVVIQLFLNWFNEHVNGIRIIYQILFGLVMVAISFLILITARTYPFFVIAMIALTTGEATASPAIPALVNDLTPRAIKGRYQGFVNSWGSVGRALGPLFGGLVIDWLNYRSLFIIAAIGVLALVAILTAIWIKTRRDLIRYQ
- a CDS encoding C69 family dipeptidase, with amino-acid sequence MKIESACTSILVGKKASIDGSTMIARNDDTFSPLTPQRFYMHAGWKGEKSLHVKSPLNGFEADLPENGYRYNAVPNVENDKLGDYEESGINERNVAMSATESTYGNERALGFDPLVKEGLDEDLIVNMVLPFIESARHGVEYLGQLIKQYGSPAGNSVLFSDKDSVWYMEIVTGHHWVAQRIPDDAYAIAANQVAIQQVDFDDTDNFAWSEGIQEFVETHHLNTDKEGWNFRHIFGTMNEKDRHYNTPRVWYGHKLLNPEIEADPESAELPFIMRTDHLITREDIAQILGSHYNETPFDPYGHGDDADRFRYRPIGLNRTQNSHILQLRSDVQEGLEAIMWLAIGMPSFSPYVPFYCNANDTDPSYSKTPKTFDIDADSAYWLHRLLDVLVEAHYTQFIQADRDYLTALNRDYREMIQGFDKGAKELGAKELTQYLTDANYKIVAHTKAATKALINEYVMESLKLSKLTFNMDKNL
- a CDS encoding TetR/AcrR family transcriptional regulator: MPKATFFRLPKAKQQRLMDAAYQEFARAPFNEASISNIIKQAGIPRGSYYQYFDDKADLYFYLLENVRQRTVALLQQVMTKHHGDLFAAMSEFFDKVITALTHGPHAALYRNVFLHMDIRSATKMAKSDVPFSKPPHGHGEIHAFLLTSIDRSRLRIQTDDEISLLIRQIVGMFMQTIGYYYSHQAEGKPITVAELKRRSHQLLDWLQFGVASDRQQR
- a CDS encoding histidine phosphatase family protein: MTKRLYLVRHGETPMNVARQLQGITDANLTAKGRDAADRLGELLRPIPFVKAFSSDRERAIETARRIIAGHQPQPALIKLSALREYYFGGLEGDPGNAVMTRTIRRYGLTASWRAWVGSQRFAGLIRSIRNADPTHQAEDLPDLLVRVRQAFAQIDTQSPDNSDILVVSHGLLLSALIYQLAPEQLPLGLLKNTSVTRVDVTDKGMRLRGVNLIRESDILALRHDEPQKDDHQNDPQSIDQGKESSMLDKFR